In a genomic window of Oceaniferula flava:
- the folP gene encoding dihydropteroate synthase: MIWKTRRDSLDFNEKGNASAALMGILNTTPDSFSDGGLHQAGSRAVRVALEMQEAGAVIIDVGGESTRPGAPPVSAEEEIARTAPVIESIRAQSDVLISIDTSKAAVALAAIAAGADIVNDVTGLLGDPDMSTVCAESGVGVVVMHMQGTPRTMQQNPQYTEGVVAEVADFFRQRCRALVEAGIQLESLCFDPGIGFGKTLDQNLALIQQLAALQSDIARPLLLGVSRKSFLGTITGIETPEHRDAATAMITAMTCQQGVCLHRVHNVPLNKQALQLAASVSS, from the coding sequence ATGATCTGGAAGACCCGTCGCGACTCGCTCGATTTCAATGAGAAAGGCAATGCTTCAGCGGCCCTCATGGGGATCCTGAACACCACCCCTGATTCCTTTTCAGACGGAGGTTTGCACCAGGCAGGGAGCCGTGCGGTGAGAGTAGCGCTGGAGATGCAGGAGGCGGGAGCTGTGATCATTGATGTCGGGGGCGAGTCCACCCGACCAGGTGCGCCACCAGTATCGGCGGAAGAAGAGATCGCTCGCACCGCCCCCGTGATCGAGTCGATCCGTGCTCAGTCAGACGTCTTGATTTCCATCGATACATCAAAAGCTGCCGTGGCCCTAGCTGCCATTGCGGCCGGCGCGGACATTGTCAACGATGTCACCGGGCTCCTGGGTGATCCCGATATGTCCACCGTATGTGCTGAGTCTGGTGTTGGTGTGGTTGTCATGCATATGCAAGGGACCCCTCGCACCATGCAACAGAATCCACAGTATACAGAAGGGGTGGTCGCCGAAGTGGCTGATTTCTTCCGGCAGCGATGCCGTGCTCTGGTAGAAGCTGGCATTCAGCTGGAATCGCTCTGTTTCGATCCGGGGATCGGATTTGGCAAAACCTTGGATCAGAATCTCGCGCTCATTCAGCAGCTGGCTGCATTGCAGTCAGACATTGCCCGCCCTCTCTTATTAGGGGTATCGCGCAAATCATTCCTCGGTACAATCACCGGGATTGAAACACCGGAGCATCGAGATGCCGCGACAGCGATGATCACGGCGATGACATGCCAGCAAGGAGTATGCCTTCATCGTGTCCACAATGTGCCTCTCAATAAACAGGCTCTCCAGTTGGCTGCTTCAGTGAGTTCCTAA
- a CDS encoding tetratricopeptide repeat protein, giving the protein MRIYALIFALAFAALPASAQDAPLAVNPANDQFEFCKHLYRQANAMQDHEQRVQAYQRLIPRLEAYVAKFPNNPNTPAASYYLGECYYQSGAVDQAKRVLSGVVNRFRTGRYVALASNRLGYDAFYNKKYRQAAVHFDRVARLSDTPTERARGRYQEASCYRFAGDNNAAIRAYTTVETSEKAPPVYRENAKLRLGHLYLAKKDLDKAMEKFSALLLPGVAASLRVEATFNCGLIALEQDDTDLAKGYLKSVLLSTEDKHKPRAQAALMNCMFATKDYRGVLDTLKRGAYKGKPSTEAIKYTIAGKSALQLKSYNEAIRYFAKAESQIPLSEEAFTAAYYRLLCFFNVEGVNIPQQVDGFLEVYQKRYPKHTRIHKALLMKAETLFDSGKSREAADAYNQIETSLVGKENIPNLLYKRAWCLSESGDHNGAVRSFTDFINSYPEDPRSSKAIARRGKSYMALGDRGSALRDFDLLIQRFPKDKLAALAWQSSARIKKEDKDYKDMIRRYEQMLKNFPDLMQGTVANAHYWIGWGSYQLKDYAKAIASLDKALTLEPDSYGFQAGMLTVYCSYSMKDKARLQQAVDSILTLGKGDKVQNPIYRWLGVQCFNADEMKSAERYLTLGTTASEPRQTPKSFWKMLGSARVETGKYEEALEAIKNFLDVAEEPFWKAETLLDQAKAYLGLEKLAEAKTSAEEGLQLRPKGSVNSELRMVLGDIAYNQKDYDTAAGLYVVAVELFTDDQKLRPEALLKAYQALEKKGDQEQAKHYLNTLNKEFPNYLKQSAAPDAP; this is encoded by the coding sequence ATGCGCATTTACGCTCTCATTTTCGCCCTCGCATTCGCGGCACTTCCAGCCTCGGCTCAAGACGCTCCGCTGGCGGTGAATCCGGCCAACGATCAGTTTGAGTTTTGCAAGCACCTCTACCGTCAGGCTAATGCCATGCAAGATCACGAACAGCGGGTGCAGGCCTACCAGCGGCTGATCCCCCGGCTCGAAGCTTACGTGGCCAAGTTTCCCAACAACCCGAACACTCCGGCGGCCAGCTATTACCTGGGCGAGTGTTATTACCAATCCGGTGCCGTGGATCAGGCGAAACGGGTGCTCAGCGGAGTGGTGAACCGTTTCCGCACAGGGCGCTATGTCGCATTGGCTTCGAATCGACTCGGTTACGATGCCTTTTATAACAAAAAATACCGTCAGGCCGCGGTGCACTTCGATCGTGTAGCCCGCTTGTCGGATACCCCCACGGAGCGCGCCCGTGGTCGCTACCAAGAGGCCTCATGTTATCGCTTTGCCGGCGACAACAACGCCGCGATCCGTGCTTACACCACGGTGGAAACCTCAGAAAAAGCCCCGCCTGTCTACCGGGAGAATGCCAAGCTTCGTCTCGGTCATCTCTACCTTGCGAAGAAGGATCTCGATAAGGCGATGGAGAAATTCAGTGCCCTCCTGCTGCCCGGAGTGGCTGCCAGCCTGCGCGTGGAAGCGACATTTAACTGTGGGCTGATTGCTCTGGAGCAGGACGACACCGACCTCGCCAAAGGTTATTTGAAGTCCGTGCTGCTCTCCACGGAGGACAAACATAAACCACGCGCTCAGGCGGCATTGATGAATTGTATGTTCGCCACCAAGGACTACCGAGGAGTGCTGGATACGTTGAAAAGAGGAGCATACAAAGGCAAGCCGAGTACCGAGGCGATCAAATACACCATCGCCGGAAAAAGCGCCCTGCAACTGAAATCCTACAACGAGGCAATCCGCTACTTTGCCAAAGCCGAAAGCCAGATCCCGCTCTCGGAGGAGGCTTTCACCGCAGCTTATTACCGCCTGCTCTGTTTCTTCAATGTCGAGGGCGTGAATATTCCCCAGCAGGTGGATGGCTTTTTGGAGGTCTATCAGAAACGCTACCCCAAACACACCCGCATCCACAAGGCGCTGTTGATGAAAGCGGAGACCTTGTTCGATAGTGGCAAGTCACGCGAGGCGGCCGATGCCTATAACCAGATCGAAACCAGCTTGGTCGGTAAGGAGAATATTCCAAACCTGCTGTATAAACGCGCTTGGTGCCTTTCGGAGTCAGGCGACCATAACGGTGCGGTGCGCAGTTTTACCGATTTTATCAATAGCTACCCGGAAGATCCGCGCAGCTCCAAGGCGATTGCGCGACGTGGAAAGTCTTACATGGCGCTCGGCGACCGTGGATCGGCGCTGCGTGATTTCGATCTCCTGATTCAGCGTTTTCCCAAAGACAAGTTGGCCGCGCTGGCGTGGCAGAGCAGTGCCAGGATCAAAAAGGAGGACAAAGATTACAAGGACATGATCCGCCGCTACGAGCAGATGTTGAAGAATTTCCCCGACCTGATGCAAGGCACGGTGGCCAATGCGCACTACTGGATCGGCTGGGGTAGTTACCAGCTGAAGGACTACGCCAAGGCGATTGCATCCCTCGATAAAGCACTCACCCTGGAGCCGGACAGTTACGGCTTTCAGGCAGGGATGTTGACAGTTTATTGTAGCTACTCGATGAAGGATAAAGCGCGGCTGCAGCAGGCGGTCGACTCCATTCTCACTCTGGGCAAAGGCGACAAAGTCCAGAACCCCATTTACCGCTGGCTCGGCGTTCAGTGTTTCAATGCCGATGAGATGAAATCGGCCGAGCGCTACCTGACTCTCGGCACCACCGCCTCAGAACCCCGCCAAACACCGAAGAGTTTTTGGAAAATGTTGGGGTCGGCACGCGTCGAGACGGGCAAGTATGAGGAGGCGCTGGAGGCAATCAAGAACTTCCTTGATGTGGCGGAGGAGCCATTCTGGAAAGCGGAAACCTTGCTCGATCAAGCCAAGGCTTATCTCGGACTGGAGAAGTTGGCAGAGGCCAAGACGTCCGCTGAGGAAGGACTGCAACTGCGGCCCAAGGGGAGTGTCAACTCGGAGCTGCGGATGGTCTTGGGCGATATTGCGTATAATCAAAAGGACTATGATACTGCAGCTGGACTCTACGTGGTGGCAGTGGAATTGTTCACCGATGATCAAAAACTGCGCCCCGAGGCCTTACTGAAAGCCTACCAAGCGCTGGAGAAGAAGGGTGACCAGGAACAAGCCAAGCACTATCTCAATACCTTGAATAAGGAGTTTCCGAACTACCTCAAGCAATCGGCGGCGCCCGATGCTCCTTAA
- a CDS encoding ExbD/TolR family protein, whose translation MSSFSIFSIPFILSLPAPFKVLLVMLGGFSWLGFRAVEVKQAEVEMRAVQAAPVAPPADAAPELIAPKVAAKPVKPVAEPAAPREVVVAPVIVTLKADGELTLDGRKVGQRALVNLLGVLTKANAEQKVIVTAGGNVPMKQVTEIMDLCQSAGISDVTFIKQVPVPKADETEAP comes from the coding sequence ATGTCCAGTTTCAGCATTTTCAGTATCCCATTCATTCTCAGCCTGCCAGCGCCCTTCAAAGTGCTCTTGGTCATGCTGGGTGGTTTTTCTTGGCTGGGGTTCCGCGCGGTTGAGGTGAAACAAGCCGAAGTTGAAATGCGGGCTGTTCAAGCGGCTCCCGTAGCCCCTCCTGCGGACGCCGCACCAGAGCTGATTGCTCCGAAAGTGGCCGCTAAACCGGTCAAGCCAGTAGCCGAACCTGCAGCTCCCCGTGAGGTGGTTGTTGCCCCTGTTATCGTGACTCTCAAGGCCGATGGGGAACTGACTCTGGATGGGCGGAAAGTGGGTCAACGAGCCTTGGTCAACCTGCTTGGCGTGCTGACTAAAGCCAATGCGGAACAAAAGGTGATCGTCACCGCTGGCGGCAACGTTCCCATGAAGCAGGTCACCGAAATTATGGATCTCTGCCAGTCGGCCGGTATTTCCGATGTGACATTTATCAAGCAAGTTCCCGTCCCCAAGGCTGATGAGACGGAAGCTCCCTGA
- a CDS encoding ExbD/TolR family protein, producing MKFNNREPESAAFPLAPMIDVVFLLLIFFIATMQFSQSERELNVSVPVAEEGADAQQTVGEIIVNVKENGEVVVDNSVMSQDQLYAKLTRIAAVHKNQAIRIRGDGKVEYQKIVQVIDVCQKAGIPNISFATQVRKKQ from the coding sequence ATGAAATTTAATAACAGAGAGCCTGAATCCGCCGCCTTCCCTTTGGCGCCGATGATTGATGTGGTGTTTCTGCTGCTGATTTTCTTCATCGCCACCATGCAGTTCTCCCAGAGCGAGCGTGAGCTCAATGTCTCTGTCCCTGTGGCGGAGGAGGGCGCCGATGCTCAGCAGACAGTGGGAGAAATCATCGTCAATGTGAAAGAAAACGGCGAGGTGGTGGTGGACAACTCAGTGATGTCCCAAGACCAGCTCTACGCCAAACTTACTCGGATCGCTGCGGTGCATAAAAACCAAGCCATCCGCATCCGAGGCGATGGTAAGGTGGAATATCAGAAAATTGTCCAAGTGATTGATGTTTGCCAGAAAGCTGGCATCCCCAACATTTCCTTCGCGACTCAAGTAAGAAAGAAACAATAG
- a CDS encoding MotA/TolQ/ExbB proton channel family protein: MKFSTITSGLATAATTACMLVAAPCVMAAEGAAGAAAGATQNKDILDILKMGGFMMYPLALLSIICVVLILLYFLTIRRGSVVSDKFMNAAEALIRKRDYLGLVAHCNRQNQSVARITEKTLDFMTKNTSASFKEVREVAQAEGSRQTGILTQRISYLSDVGTIAPMTGLLGTVIGMIRAFMEIASGNYEGVHANKLAEGVYQALVTTAAGLVIGITAVIFYSVFRGRVQKYIAELEAATTHLMALLAAQYNRRGGNAPQPVYTAQQRGYDADYQPSVHGDDDTDIVDDRIMPVQRPRPQHD; encoded by the coding sequence ATGAAATTCTCAACAATTACTTCCGGTTTGGCCACGGCCGCCACCACCGCATGCATGCTGGTAGCCGCCCCCTGTGTCATGGCCGCTGAAGGCGCGGCTGGCGCTGCGGCCGGAGCCACCCAGAACAAGGACATCTTGGACATTCTGAAAATGGGTGGGTTCATGATGTATCCTCTGGCCCTGCTTTCCATCATCTGTGTGGTGCTGATTTTACTTTATTTCCTGACCATCCGCCGCGGATCGGTAGTGAGCGATAAGTTCATGAATGCCGCCGAGGCCCTGATTCGCAAGCGCGATTACCTCGGACTGGTCGCTCACTGCAACCGTCAGAACCAAAGCGTCGCCCGTATCACCGAGAAGACCTTGGACTTTATGACCAAAAACACCTCGGCGTCCTTCAAGGAGGTGCGCGAGGTTGCCCAAGCGGAAGGATCACGACAAACGGGGATCCTTACCCAGCGGATTAGTTATCTGTCGGACGTCGGCACGATCGCGCCGATGACCGGTCTGCTCGGCACCGTGATCGGGATGATTCGGGCCTTCATGGAGATCGCCAGCGGTAATTACGAGGGCGTTCACGCCAATAAACTCGCCGAGGGGGTCTACCAAGCATTGGTGACCACCGCGGCCGGTCTGGTCATCGGGATCACGGCGGTGATTTTTTACTCCGTGTTCCGTGGTCGGGTGCAGAAATACATCGCCGAGCTGGAAGCAGCCACCACCCACTTGATGGCCCTGCTCGCCGCTCAGTATAATCGCCGCGGAGGCAATGCCCCTCAGCCGGTTTACACCGCACAACAACGCGGTTATGATGCCGACTACCAACCGTCTGTCCATGGTGATGACGATACTGACATCGTCGATGATCGCATCATGCCGGTGCAGCGACCCCGTCCTCAGCACGACTAA
- a CDS encoding excinuclease ABC subunit UvrC, with translation MSTPEVRKKLQETPHKPGVYLMKDRLGGIIYVGKARDLKKRVGSYFMPSRKMRADLKTRALIDSICDFDLQIVRNEQEALILESKLIKEYRPRYNVSLRDDKRFYMVKLQLDDPLPRFMLTRLKKDDGARYFGPFVHSTALKATLEWINREFGLRTCRPRHPGENDYRHCHADIIRKCSAPCIGKVSEEQYRANVMEAVSLLEGKGRRERLQGLRDDMAKAAEKLQFEKAARLRDIIGNLEKTLSPARSFSRGRGGVPSTVNPSEDLAELQDALGLPDQLEIMECFDISNVSSNHIVASMVRFVNGAPDNQGYRRYRIKTVQGQDDFASMAEVVRRRYSRILTENNVEGSEDSQESPLEALRRLAREGKSPLHLPNLVIVDGGKGQLGMAVKELNRLGLHDLPVIGLAKQHEEIFRPGNSEPLLLPHDTGALKLLQRIRDEAHRFANNYNELLLRRRVRESLLDDCPGMSPKRKEALLRRFGSVKSIRKASVKELESVPGIGKKTAEQMREFLDKG, from the coding sequence ATGAGCACGCCCGAGGTGAGAAAAAAACTCCAGGAAACCCCGCACAAGCCGGGGGTTTACCTGATGAAAGACCGCCTTGGCGGCATCATCTACGTGGGCAAGGCGCGCGATTTGAAAAAACGGGTCGGCAGCTACTTCATGCCCTCGCGCAAAATGCGGGCCGACCTGAAAACCCGGGCGCTGATCGACAGCATCTGCGATTTCGACCTGCAAATCGTCCGCAACGAGCAGGAAGCTCTCATCTTGGAAAGCAAGCTGATCAAGGAGTATCGTCCGCGCTACAACGTCAGCCTGCGCGACGACAAACGTTTTTACATGGTCAAGCTGCAGCTCGACGATCCCCTGCCGCGCTTCATGCTGACCCGATTGAAAAAGGACGACGGCGCTCGCTACTTCGGCCCCTTTGTCCACTCCACCGCCCTCAAGGCGACGCTGGAATGGATCAACCGCGAGTTCGGCCTGCGCACCTGTCGACCGCGCCATCCTGGGGAAAACGACTACCGCCACTGCCACGCCGACATCATCCGCAAGTGCAGCGCACCGTGTATCGGCAAGGTCAGCGAAGAGCAATACCGCGCCAACGTCATGGAAGCCGTCAGCCTGCTCGAGGGCAAAGGCCGGCGTGAACGACTGCAAGGACTGCGCGACGACATGGCCAAGGCGGCGGAAAAGCTGCAGTTTGAAAAAGCCGCCCGCCTGCGCGACATCATTGGCAATCTGGAAAAAACACTGAGCCCGGCGCGCAGTTTCAGTCGTGGTCGCGGTGGCGTGCCCAGCACCGTCAACCCCAGCGAAGACCTGGCCGAACTGCAGGACGCACTGGGGCTGCCCGATCAGTTGGAAATCATGGAGTGCTTTGATATTTCCAACGTCTCCAGCAACCACATCGTCGCTTCGATGGTGCGCTTTGTGAATGGTGCTCCGGACAACCAGGGTTACCGTCGCTACCGGATCAAAACCGTGCAGGGGCAGGACGACTTTGCCAGCATGGCGGAGGTGGTGCGGAGACGCTACTCCCGCATCCTCACGGAGAACAATGTCGAGGGCAGCGAAGACTCTCAGGAATCCCCGCTCGAAGCCCTCCGCCGGCTCGCGCGCGAAGGAAAATCGCCACTGCACCTGCCGAACCTCGTCATCGTCGATGGCGGTAAAGGCCAGCTCGGCATGGCGGTGAAAGAGCTCAACCGGCTCGGGCTGCACGATCTCCCGGTGATCGGCCTGGCGAAGCAGCACGAAGAAATTTTCCGTCCCGGAAACAGTGAACCGCTGCTGTTACCTCACGACACCGGCGCGCTGAAGCTGCTCCAGCGGATCCGCGATGAAGCTCACCGCTTTGCTAACAACTACAACGAACTGCTGCTGCGCCGCCGTGTTCGCGAAAGCTTGTTAGACGACTGCCCCGGCATGTCGCCAAAGCGCAAGGAGGCGCTGCTGCGCCGTTTCGGATCGGTCAAAAGCATCCGCAAAGCCAGCGTCAAGGAGCTCGAATCCGTCCCGGGCATTGGCAAGAAAACCGCCGAGCAGATGAGGGAGTTTCTCGACAAAGGCTGA
- a CDS encoding N-acetylmuramoyl-L-alanine amidase family protein, with protein MKPLLILLFILPQLYAEQPEPAEDAPRLQTIDIAGNSYVSLDQIKTTYRVKKITQGAQGSRILEHDSATIQLTPNSHNAIINGVKFLTAHPVRQQGQQHYLSSHDLATLIDPMLRPANKPMKVFQTVILDAGHGGEDQGAAGKESKQTLKLAKMVQGQLEKHGMQVVMTREKDVFVPLQQRVKLANRQEHAIFVSLHFNGGPKQAQGLETYILSTRRPQGAQNTHPASLALAAAVHSRALLFVKPIYAINDRGIRHARFNILTHCQHPAILIEAGFLTHPQEAQVIVRDDYQLNLAQAVTRGILAYRKTLQEE; from the coding sequence ATGAAACCCCTCCTCATCCTCCTCTTCATCCTCCCGCAGCTCTATGCCGAGCAGCCCGAACCGGCAGAAGATGCGCCCCGATTGCAGACCATCGACATCGCCGGCAACAGCTATGTGTCCCTGGATCAGATCAAAACCACTTACCGGGTGAAAAAAATCACTCAAGGCGCGCAGGGTTCACGGATTCTGGAACATGACTCCGCCACCATCCAGCTCACGCCAAACAGCCACAATGCGATCATCAACGGGGTGAAATTTCTCACCGCCCACCCTGTTAGACAGCAAGGTCAGCAGCACTATCTCTCGAGCCACGATCTCGCCACCCTGATCGATCCCATGCTCCGTCCGGCGAACAAGCCGATGAAAGTCTTTCAAACCGTGATCCTTGATGCCGGGCATGGAGGAGAGGATCAGGGAGCCGCCGGCAAGGAATCCAAGCAAACGCTGAAGCTCGCCAAAATGGTGCAAGGCCAGTTGGAAAAACACGGCATGCAAGTCGTCATGACCCGTGAGAAGGATGTATTCGTCCCCCTGCAGCAGCGGGTGAAATTGGCCAACCGGCAGGAGCATGCCATCTTTGTTTCCCTCCACTTCAATGGCGGGCCCAAGCAGGCACAGGGTCTGGAAACTTACATCCTCAGCACCCGCCGACCGCAAGGAGCCCAGAACACCCATCCAGCGAGTCTCGCTCTGGCTGCGGCGGTGCACTCGCGGGCCTTGCTGTTTGTCAAACCCATCTACGCGATCAACGATCGCGGCATCCGCCACGCGCGTTTCAATATCCTCACCCACTGCCAACACCCGGCCATCCTGATCGAAGCCGGTTTCCTCACCCATCCGCAGGAAGCCCAAGTGATCGTCCGCGATGACTATCAGCTGAACCTCGCGCAGGCAGTCACTCGCGGCATCTTGGCGTATCGGAAAACCCTGCAGGAGGAATAA
- a CDS encoding GH92 family glycosyl hydrolase: MTSESLWKKLGGGLLCGLTLAAAPVSQAQSDLSLVDAIDPMIGCWTKREGKSHGLGKTFPGPCTPFGMVQLGPDTVTGGDNAPGYCYTHDKIEGFSFMRLNGAGWFGEFGNLQVMPTTGKELKYLRPEAEKYSLWNKFNSPAESSFSHDQEKAKAGYYSVQLLDYDVQVELTAAPRSGMLRFTYPKSETSRVQIDFARRIGMKSARLKFSRQRIEKVDASTLQGSIQCSNLDGGWGKGDGEVNYTLHFYLQFDRPIENWGFWEAEAITRMADRHEGRNTGFFFEFPTEEGEQVQMKSGISMVSIQGAKENLAKDIPHWDFEKVYRANRALWSHEMAGVSVQGGSKEQRTIFATALYHAFIDPRSVSDSNGEYIGADQKRHPANGFTYRSLFSGWDVFRSQFPLLTLLRPDIVNDEVNSLLQMAQISGKGYLPRWEIMNAYSGCMIGDPATVVFAEAYRKGIRNYDVEAAYQACRTSVMTEGDSQGRDRYNELGYAVGSLSKTLEWAYADYAVAEFAHALGKKDDAAFLRQRSLNYQNVYHPDHGNMQAKMDDGSWATWRGLLRGYGCVESNPYQQGWFVPHDVQGLIHLMGGEEKFLAHLEPFFERTEGKFTGWNLYYNHANEPVHHVPYLFSYAGKPWLTQKWVRVIMDKAYQTGVRGLPGNEDLGQMSAWYLLNAMGLHPVDPVSGVFMVGSPIFDQISIRLDPNYHDGRELKIVVKNNQPSHVYVQSLSLNGKLIKRSWLHYDELTAGGELVFEMGPEPNKAWGTDPESRPPSLSR; this comes from the coding sequence ATGACGAGCGAATCATTATGGAAGAAACTGGGCGGTGGATTGTTATGTGGTCTCACCCTGGCTGCGGCACCGGTCTCCCAGGCGCAGAGTGATCTCAGTTTGGTGGATGCCATCGACCCGATGATCGGCTGCTGGACCAAGCGCGAGGGCAAAAGCCACGGCCTCGGCAAAACATTCCCCGGCCCCTGCACGCCATTTGGGATGGTGCAGTTGGGGCCCGACACCGTCACCGGTGGCGATAACGCCCCGGGCTACTGCTACACCCACGACAAGATCGAAGGCTTCAGCTTCATGCGACTCAATGGTGCTGGCTGGTTCGGTGAGTTTGGCAATTTGCAAGTCATGCCGACCACCGGCAAGGAGCTGAAATACCTGCGACCCGAGGCAGAAAAATACAGCCTGTGGAATAAGTTCAACAGCCCGGCGGAGTCGAGCTTCAGCCACGATCAGGAGAAGGCAAAGGCGGGGTATTACTCGGTGCAATTGCTCGATTACGATGTCCAGGTGGAGCTCACCGCGGCGCCACGGTCGGGCATGCTGCGTTTTACCTATCCGAAATCGGAGACCAGTCGGGTGCAGATCGATTTCGCCCGCCGTATCGGCATGAAATCGGCGCGCTTGAAATTCAGTCGGCAGCGTATCGAGAAGGTCGACGCGTCCACCCTGCAGGGGTCGATCCAATGTTCGAACCTCGACGGTGGTTGGGGCAAGGGCGATGGCGAGGTGAATTACACCCTGCATTTTTACCTCCAGTTTGATCGGCCTATCGAGAACTGGGGGTTCTGGGAGGCGGAAGCGATCACCCGGATGGCCGATCGCCATGAGGGCCGGAATACCGGGTTTTTCTTCGAGTTTCCCACCGAGGAAGGTGAGCAGGTGCAGATGAAATCGGGGATCTCGATGGTCAGTATCCAGGGAGCGAAGGAGAACTTAGCAAAGGACATACCTCACTGGGATTTTGAGAAGGTGTATCGGGCGAACCGCGCCCTGTGGAGCCACGAAATGGCCGGCGTCTCGGTGCAGGGTGGCAGCAAGGAGCAACGGACGATTTTTGCCACCGCTCTCTATCACGCATTCATCGATCCCCGCAGTGTCTCCGATTCCAATGGCGAATACATCGGCGCCGATCAAAAACGCCACCCTGCCAACGGCTTCACCTACCGCAGTTTGTTCAGCGGCTGGGATGTGTTTCGCAGTCAGTTTCCACTGCTGACCTTGCTGCGACCGGACATTGTTAACGATGAGGTCAACAGCCTGCTGCAAATGGCCCAGATCAGCGGCAAGGGCTACCTGCCCCGTTGGGAAATCATGAATGCCTACTCCGGCTGCATGATCGGAGATCCGGCCACCGTGGTTTTTGCCGAGGCCTACCGCAAGGGCATCCGCAACTACGATGTTGAAGCCGCCTATCAGGCGTGCAGAACCAGCGTGATGACTGAGGGCGATAGCCAGGGGCGCGATCGCTACAATGAGCTGGGTTATGCCGTAGGCAGTTTGTCGAAAACTCTGGAGTGGGCCTATGCCGACTACGCGGTGGCCGAGTTCGCCCACGCACTGGGGAAAAAAGACGATGCCGCCTTCCTCCGTCAGCGGTCGCTCAACTACCAAAATGTCTATCACCCGGATCACGGCAATATGCAGGCGAAGATGGATGATGGCTCGTGGGCCACTTGGCGAGGTCTGCTGCGCGGCTACGGCTGTGTGGAAAGCAATCCATACCAGCAAGGCTGGTTTGTGCCTCACGATGTTCAGGGTTTGATCCATCTCATGGGTGGAGAGGAAAAATTCCTCGCGCACCTAGAGCCCTTTTTTGAGCGCACCGAGGGCAAGTTCACCGGCTGGAATCTTTACTACAATCACGCCAATGAGCCGGTGCACCACGTTCCCTACCTGTTCAGCTACGCCGGAAAACCATGGCTGACGCAGAAGTGGGTCAGGGTGATTATGGACAAGGCCTATCAAACCGGTGTTAGAGGTCTGCCGGGCAATGAGGACCTCGGTCAGATGTCGGCCTGGTATCTCTTGAATGCCATGGGGCTGCATCCGGTGGATCCGGTATCCGGCGTGTTCATGGTCGGCAGCCCGATTTTCGACCAAATCAGCATTCGCCTGGACCCGAACTACCACGACGGCCGTGAGCTGAAGATTGTGGTGAAAAACAATCAGCCGTCCCATGTGTATGTGCAGTCGCTGAGTTTGAATGGCAAGCTCATCAAGCGCTCCTGGCTGCACTACGATGAACTCACCGCCGGCGGTGAGTTGGTCTTCGAGATGGGGCCTGAGCCGAACAAGGCATGGGGCACCGACCCTGAGTCGCGCCCGCCGTCATTGAGTCGTTAG
- a CDS encoding SufE family protein, with protein MDLEAKKAELLEELGFFHDWTERYEYVIGLGKSLPAMPKEQQTADKLIKGCQSQVWLDASYEDGVMHYQADSDSLITKGMIALFVRVLDGESPDSILQADMSFIDETGLKEHLAPTRANALNLMATQMKQRALEHASA; from the coding sequence ATGGATCTGGAGGCAAAAAAGGCAGAGCTGTTGGAAGAACTCGGGTTTTTCCACGACTGGACGGAGCGATACGAATACGTCATCGGTCTCGGAAAGTCCCTGCCTGCCATGCCGAAGGAACAACAGACGGCTGACAAGCTGATCAAAGGTTGTCAGTCGCAAGTCTGGCTCGATGCCAGCTATGAGGACGGCGTGATGCACTATCAGGCCGACTCCGACTCTTTAATTACCAAGGGCATGATTGCCCTGTTTGTGCGTGTGCTTGATGGGGAGTCCCCCGACTCCATCTTGCAGGCGGACATGTCATTCATTGACGAAACCGGCCTCAAGGAGCACCTCGCTCCGACCCGCGCCAACGCCCTCAATTTGATGGCAACCCAGATGAAACAACGTGCCCTTGAGCACGCATCTGCTTAG
- a CDS encoding HU family DNA-binding protein: METITKRDLVTKLSNKTGLGQADVLNVLESMLETVTSELAQGNTVVIRNFGSFQVREMKGKVGRNPKNPGLDMKIPPRAVVKFKPGKEMKEKVARILPVLQQNAS; this comes from the coding sequence ATGGAAACAATTACGAAACGCGATCTGGTCACTAAACTCAGCAACAAAACCGGCCTTGGACAAGCAGACGTCCTCAACGTGCTGGAGTCTATGCTTGAGACAGTTACAAGTGAGCTTGCTCAGGGAAACACAGTGGTCATCCGCAACTTTGGCTCATTTCAAGTGCGCGAAATGAAGGGTAAAGTCGGCCGCAACCCGAAGAACCCAGGCCTCGACATGAAAATCCCACCTCGCGCTGTGGTGAAGTTCAAGCCCGGCAAAGAAATGAAGGAAAAGGTCGCCCGCATCCTTCCTGTGCTTCAGCAAAACGCTAGCTAA